In a single window of the bacterium genome:
- a CDS encoding methyl viologen-reducing hydrogenase produces the protein MAVRVAEEWLATCGGCEVTLLDVGMPLLDLLPSLEFVHMPVIMDHKYYGQTGEQEGLEIPEADVGLISGSVHNKENRHVAEEMRKKCKTLIAVGSCANYGGIPGMNNLFTVAEIAKVVYQDTPSTDAAPMPTNEIPGLEDRVYAVSEVVKVDLKIPGCPTPPEMLAEALTCLLEGKEFKLEERSVCDECPLKREKKAVTFIKRPLESVEFIPGQPLQEVRCFMEQGFFCQGPATRSGCGGSEKVPRCIKAYMPCRGCFGPIREGANPMVDMMGALSSIGLNPREIPDRVPTFNRFIGAQNRLRPSMGRR, from the coding sequence ATGGCCGTTAGAGTTGCTGAAGAATGGCTGGCCACGTGCGGCGGTTGTGAGGTAACTCTGCTTGATGTGGGTATGCCCTTGCTCGATCTTCTACCCAGTCTGGAGTTTGTCCATATGCCGGTCATTATGGACCACAAATACTATGGTCAGACAGGCGAACAAGAGGGGCTTGAGATCCCCGAGGCCGATGTGGGACTCATTTCAGGGAGTGTGCACAACAAGGAGAATCGCCATGTGGCTGAAGAGATGCGTAAAAAGTGCAAAACACTAATTGCTGTAGGGTCCTGTGCTAACTATGGTGGAATCCCTGGAATGAACAATCTCTTCACTGTAGCTGAGATTGCCAAGGTCGTCTATCAGGATACACCCAGTACCGATGCCGCCCCTATGCCTACTAATGAAATCCCTGGCCTTGAGGACCGGGTCTATGCTGTCAGCGAGGTGGTCAAGGTCGACCTAAAGATTCCCGGATGTCCAACCCCGCCCGAGATGCTGGCCGAGGCTTTGACCTGTCTATTAGAGGGCAAAGAGTTCAAGTTAGAGGAACGCTCTGTTTGCGATGAATGCCCTTTAAAACGGGAGAAGAAGGCGGTGACTTTTATTAAGAGGCCATTAGAGTCGGTTGAGTTTATCCCCGGCCAACCCTTGCAAGAGGTCCGCTGCTTTATGGAACAAGGCTTTTTCTGCCAGGGCCCGGCCACCCGGTCTGGCTGCGGTGGATCTGAGAAGGTCCCAAGATGCATCAAGGCCTATATGCCCTGTCGGGGATGTTTCGGCCCCATACGGGAGGGGGCCAATCCGATGGTGGATATGATGGGCGCTTTGTCATCTATTGGGCTTAACCCGAGAGAGATCCCCGACAGGGTCCCAACCTTTAACCGATTTATTGGGGCCCAAAATCGTTTAAGACCCAGTATGGGAAGGAGGTGA
- a CDS encoding Ni/Fe hydrogenase subunit alpha codes for MGKTLRLAPVSRIEGHAKITVQLDDQGNVADSRVNVVELRGFEKFCIGRPVEELPRITPRICGVCPWAHHLASAKATDAVFGVDIPQAAKKIRELAYMAHFIHSHTLHFFILSGPDFVMGPDADYAVRNVIGVVGKVPDIAKQVVRIRYTGQMMTQIMAGKAIHPDAACPGGWSKPISAEERTQLKEMANQCLEFAKFSIDFAKKNIFPTYLDTVKTLGVIETGFLGTISDGGAMNFYDGKLRMMNKDGSYEDFGVADYLDYIAEHVEPWSYLKFPYWKKAGGFSMDLDNPVGIYRVNSLARVNVVDKITTPLAQAELEEFRSSFGRPAQLTLLHHWARLIELLYAAERAIELLADPDITSIDIRKKVTPRVARGVAVVEAPRGTLIHDYTTDDEGMVTAVNIIVGTTHNNAPINMSVKQAAKSLIKNGQYDQGICNRLEMAIRAYDPCFSCATHNLDGTMAVKVDILDHQGEILDTFENG; via the coding sequence ATGGGAAAGACGCTAAGACTTGCACCCGTATCAAGAATTGAGGGGCACGCCAAGATCACCGTCCAGCTTGATGATCAGGGCAATGTGGCCGACAGCCGGGTAAACGTGGTAGAACTGCGCGGCTTTGAGAAATTCTGCATTGGAAGACCGGTAGAGGAATTACCGAGGATTACCCCGCGGATATGTGGGGTCTGCCCCTGGGCCCACCACCTGGCCAGTGCCAAGGCGACCGATGCCGTCTTTGGGGTGGATATCCCACAAGCGGCCAAGAAGATCCGGGAGCTGGCCTATATGGCCCATTTCATCCATTCCCATACCCTCCACTTCTTCATCCTTTCTGGTCCTGACTTCGTTATGGGGCCGGATGCTGACTATGCCGTCAGAAATGTCATCGGGGTGGTGGGCAAGGTGCCAGACATTGCCAAGCAGGTAGTTAGGATAAGGTATACCGGCCAGATGATGACCCAGATTATGGCGGGTAAGGCCATCCATCCAGATGCGGCCTGTCCTGGCGGCTGGAGTAAGCCGATTAGCGCGGAAGAGAGGACCCAGCTTAAGGAGATGGCCAACCAGTGCTTAGAGTTTGCCAAGTTCAGCATCGACTTTGCCAAGAAGAACATCTTCCCCACATACTTAGATACGGTCAAGACCTTAGGGGTTATCGAGACTGGATTCTTAGGGACGATCAGTGATGGTGGGGCGATGAACTTCTATGATGGGAAACTACGGATGATGAATAAGGATGGGAGCTATGAGGATTTCGGGGTGGCCGACTACTTGGACTACATCGCCGAGCATGTGGAGCCCTGGAGCTATCTCAAGTTCCCCTATTGGAAGAAGGCTGGCGGTTTCTCAATGGATCTGGATAATCCGGTAGGGATATACAGGGTAAATTCTCTGGCCCGGGTGAATGTAGTGGATAAGATCACCACACCTTTAGCCCAGGCCGAGCTTGAGGAATTTCGTTCCTCATTTGGTCGTCCTGCTCAATTGACCCTTCTACACCACTGGGCCAGGTTGATTGAACTTCTCTATGCCGCTGAGCGGGCCATTGAGTTATTAGCTGATCCGGATATCACCTCGATCGATATTCGAAAGAAGGTCACCCCTCGGGTAGCCCGAGGTGTGGCTGTAGTTGAGGCCCCCAGAGGGACCCTCATCCATGATTACACTACCGATGATGAGGGGATGGTCACGGCGGTCAACATCATCGTAGGTACCACCCACAATAATGCGCCGATCAATATGTCGGTCAAGCAGGCGGCCAAAAGCCTGATTAAGAACGGTCAATATGATCAGGGAATATGCAACCGTCTTGAGATGGCTATCCGCGCCTATGATCCCTGCTTCTCCTGTGCTACTCACAACTTAGATGGGACGATGGCCGTCAAGGTTGACATCCTTGATCACCAGGGAGAGATTTTAGACACCTTCGAAAACGGCTAA